A part of Deinococcus sp. KNUC1210 genomic DNA contains:
- a CDS encoding aminotransferase class III-fold pyridoxal phosphate-dependent enzyme, with product MTAGWTLSAEQSRSLATLCGGNRAVLGVAAQVATRQRRSLEWHARSLDSVAAGRSQLPYFSPLLPICTESAQGAHVWCADGHQYIDAHMGYTSGILGHNPPEVVEGLRAALGRRPGAGYFVQEGVELAELVCSMVPGLERVAFLHSGADAVTAAVRLARAHTRRTLIAKFEGCYHGWHESGLVNTALTWTGRPGEGPLGSIAPELATGGLPHSAGADFLILPYGDDLALELIERHASELAGVLLDPVPRFMMNDLTGAQAFAQRLRDLTAARQIPLIFDEVVTGFRLAPGGVAQAFGLRPDLSVFGKITAGLGVPLSMVGGGPNCSAAPAPPDWWAIMWARRSG from the coding sequence ATGACCGCTGGCTGGACCCTCAGCGCCGAGCAGAGCCGCTCGCTGGCGACCCTGTGCGGCGGCAACCGGGCGGTGCTGGGCGTGGCGGCGCAGGTGGCGACCCGGCAGCGCAGATCGCTGGAGTGGCACGCCCGCAGCCTGGACAGCGTGGCGGCGGGGCGCTCGCAGCTGCCGTATTTCAGCCCGCTGCTGCCGATCTGCACCGAATCGGCGCAGGGGGCGCATGTGTGGTGTGCCGATGGACACCAGTACATAGACGCTCACATGGGCTACACCTCCGGCATCCTGGGCCACAACCCGCCGGAGGTGGTGGAGGGGCTGCGGGCCGCGCTGGGACGCAGGCCGGGGGCGGGCTACTTCGTGCAGGAAGGCGTCGAGCTGGCGGAACTGGTGTGCAGCATGGTGCCGGGCCTGGAGCGGGTCGCGTTTCTGCACTCCGGGGCCGACGCGGTGACGGCGGCGGTGCGGCTGGCCCGCGCTCACACGCGCCGCACCCTCATCGCCAAATTCGAGGGCTGCTATCACGGCTGGCACGAGAGCGGGCTGGTCAATACCGCACTCACCTGGACGGGCAGACCGGGCGAGGGGCCGCTCGGCAGCATCGCGCCGGAACTTGCCACGGGCGGGCTGCCGCACTCGGCGGGCGCAGACTTTCTGATCCTGCCCTACGGCGACGACCTCGCACTGGAGCTGATCGAGCGGCACGCCTCCGAGCTGGCGGGTGTGCTGCTCGACCCTGTGCCGCGCTTCATGATGAACGATCTGACCGGGGCGCAGGCGTTTGCCCAGCGGCTGCGCGACCTGACGGCGGCGCGGCAGATTCCGCTGATCTTCGATGAGGTGGTCACGGGCTTTCGCCTCGCGCCGGGCGGCGTGGCGCAGGCGTTCGGTCTTCGCCCCGACCTGAGCGTGTTCGGCAAGATCACGGCGGGTCTGGGTGTGCCGCTCAGCATGGTGGGGGGCGGGCCGAACTGCTCAGCCGCGCCAGCACCGCCGGACTGGTGGGCGATTATGTGGGCCAGAAGGTCTGGATGA
- a CDS encoding thioester reductase domain-containing protein, which produces MAAFGVELPIALVFSAPSVAGLAAGIASARVLTPEPEIDLSVLGDLSVLGLSDAEHAQPGGLEQPTAALRPDITLDADIWPAPGATATDPAAWRQLFLTGGTGYFGAHLLAELQSRTQATIHCLVRAATPQAALERLRAAQRRYLPQRPLDESRIRAVPGDLTQPRFGLDEAAFGALADAADAIFHAGASVNFAYSYRTLKPANVDACQHLFRLAVRGRLAAVHFISTVNIFSSPRLAGRASIPESEDISALPSVIGGYAQSRWVAEGIVGLARARGIPVSIYRPGIIGGDSGSGVSNENDALCRLFKGCVQLGVMPQLSSQLNIVTADYAAAGTVALALNAASLGGTYHLVNSEPSLLGGLFGHLRSYGYRLKTTDYGDWQASIEAAGPANALYPLLPIIAHLSVGEATGLKYPHFGGAGAARFLHPLGIECPLIGGELVGRYLDGMVESGFLPVPGASP; this is translated from the coding sequence ATGGCGGCGTTCGGCGTCGAGTTGCCTATCGCGCTGGTGTTCAGTGCGCCGAGCGTGGCTGGGCTGGCGGCGGGCATCGCTTCGGCGCGGGTGCTGACGCCGGAACCCGAGATCGATCTGTCGGTGCTGGGTGATCTGTCGGTTTTGGGGCTGAGCGACGCCGAACACGCGCAGCCGGGCGGTCTGGAGCAGCCCACCGCTGCCCTGAGGCCGGATATCACGCTGGATGCAGACATCTGGCCCGCACCGGGGGCCACCGCGACCGACCCGGCGGCGTGGCGACAGCTCTTTCTGACGGGTGGAACGGGCTATTTCGGTGCTCATCTGCTGGCGGAGTTGCAGAGCCGGACCCAGGCGACGATTCACTGTCTGGTGCGGGCCGCCACGCCTCAGGCGGCGCTGGAACGCCTGCGGGCTGCTCAGCGCCGCTATCTGCCGCAGCGTCCGCTCGACGAATCGAGAATCCGTGCCGTTCCCGGCGACCTGACGCAGCCGCGCTTCGGACTGGACGAGGCGGCGTTCGGGGCGCTGGCAGACGCGGCAGACGCGATCTTTCACGCCGGGGCCAGCGTCAATTTCGCGTATTCCTACCGGACGCTCAAACCCGCCAACGTGGATGCGTGTCAGCACCTCTTCCGGCTGGCGGTGCGTGGACGGCTGGCAGCGGTGCATTTCATCAGCACCGTCAATATTTTCTCCAGTCCCAGGCTGGCGGGGCGGGCGAGCATCCCCGAATCCGAAGACATTTCCGCGCTCCCGAGCGTCATCGGCGGCTATGCTCAGAGCCGCTGGGTGGCCGAGGGAATCGTGGGGCTGGCGCGGGCGCGGGGCATTCCGGTCAGCATCTACCGGCCCGGCATCATCGGCGGTGACAGCGGCAGCGGCGTCAGCAACGAGAACGACGCGCTGTGTCGCCTCTTCAAGGGCTGCGTGCAGCTGGGCGTGATGCCGCAGCTTTCGAGTCAGCTCAATATCGTGACTGCCGATTATGCGGCGGCGGGAACGGTGGCACTGGCGCTGAACGCCGCTTCTCTGGGCGGCACGTACCATCTGGTCAACAGCGAACCGAGCCTGCTGGGAGGGCTGTTCGGGCACCTGCGAAGCTACGGCTACCGCCTGAAAACCACCGATTATGGCGACTGGCAGGCCAGCATCGAGGCGGCGGGGCCAGCCAACGCGCTGTATCCGCTGCTGCCGATCATCGCGCACCTGAGCGTGGGCGAGGCCACCGGGCTGAAATACCCGCACTTCGGGGGGGCCGGAGCTGCCCGGTTTCTGCACCCGCTGGGAATCGAATGCCCGCTCATCGGCGGCGAGCTGGTGGGGCGTTACCTGGACGGCATGGTCGAGAGCGGCTTTCTACCGGTGCCGGGGGCCAGCCCATGA